One part of the Clostridiaceae bacterium genome encodes these proteins:
- the ilvD gene encoding dihydroxy-acid dehydratase — protein MRSDIVKKGIERAPHRSLFKAMGYTDEELNRPLIGVVNSKNDIIPGHIGLDKITEAVKAGIRMAGGTPVEFGAIGVCDGIAMGHTGMKYSLATRELIADSCEAMAIAHSFDGMVFIPNCDKIVPGMLMAAARINVPSIVISGGPMLSLNKKGKYLDLNSVFEAVGAYKAGKIDEEEMLFYEDNACPGCGSCSGMFTANSMNCLTEALGMGLPGNGTIPAVYAERIRLAKKAGMKIMELVEKDIKPSDILVYEAFENALAVDMALGCSTNSVLHLPAIAHEVGITIDLDIVNRMSSKVPNLCKLAPAGEHHVQDLYAAGGVQAVMKELSRKNLLHLDLITVTGKTVGENISKAEILDGNVIRSMENPYSETGGLAVLKGNIAPHGAVVKRSAVAEEMLCHRGPARVFDSEDSAIEAIYNGRINKGDVVIIRYEGPKGGPGMREMLSPTSAIAGMGLDKDVALITDGRFSGASRGASIGHVSPEAMEGGPIAVVREGEIISIDIPNGKLNVEVPEKELKKRLENWKAPAPKITSGYLGRYSRLVTSASTGAVLK, from the coding sequence ATGAGGAGTGATATAGTAAAAAAGGGTATCGAGAGAGCACCTCACAGATCTTTATTCAAGGCCATGGGATATACAGATGAAGAATTAAACCGCCCTTTAATAGGAGTGGTCAATTCAAAAAACGATATTATACCCGGACATATTGGACTGGATAAAATAACTGAAGCAGTAAAAGCAGGAATAAGAATGGCAGGCGGAACTCCCGTTGAGTTTGGTGCAATAGGTGTATGCGACGGAATTGCAATGGGACATACAGGTATGAAATATTCCTTAGCCACAAGAGAACTTATTGCTGATTCCTGTGAGGCCATGGCAATAGCTCACAGCTTTGACGGAATGGTATTTATCCCCAACTGCGACAAGATAGTTCCCGGCATGCTTATGGCTGCAGCCAGGATAAATGTTCCTTCAATAGTAATAAGCGGTGGCCCTATGCTGTCACTTAATAAGAAAGGAAAATATCTTGACTTAAACAGCGTCTTTGAAGCTGTAGGGGCATATAAGGCAGGCAAGATAGATGAAGAAGAAATGCTTTTCTATGAAGATAATGCCTGTCCCGGATGTGGTTCCTGTTCCGGCATGTTTACAGCCAATTCCATGAATTGCCTTACTGAAGCTCTTGGTATGGGACTTCCGGGCAACGGCACCATTCCTGCAGTTTATGCAGAAAGAATAAGGCTTGCCAAGAAAGCAGGAATGAAGATCATGGAGCTTGTTGAGAAAGATATAAAGCCTTCGGATATATTGGTTTACGAGGCCTTTGAAAATGCCCTTGCAGTGGATATGGCATTAGGATGCTCCACAAATTCTGTTCTTCATCTGCCGGCAATAGCTCATGAAGTTGGTATTACAATTGATCTTGATATTGTAAACCGCATGAGCAGCAAGGTGCCGAATCTCTGCAAGCTGGCACCTGCGGGCGAACATCATGTACAGGATTTATATGCGGCAGGAGGAGTTCAGGCTGTTATGAAGGAACTGTCCAGGAAAAATCTGCTTCATTTAGATTTGATAACAGTTACCGGAAAAACAGTGGGAGAGAATATCAGTAAGGCAGAAATATTGGATGGCAATGTAATCAGGAGTATGGAAAATCCTTATAGTGAAACTGGAGGACTGGCTGTTCTGAAGGGTAATATTGCTCCTCATGGTGCAGTTGTGAAGCGGTCTGCGGTTGCTGAAGAAATGTTGTGCCACAGGGGGCCTGCCAGAGTATTTGATTCGGAGGATAGTGCTATTGAAGCTATCTACAATGGCAGAATTAATAAGGGAGATGTTGTAATTATAAGATACGAAGGTCCAAAGGGCGGACCCGGTATGAGAGAAATGCTTAGTCCTACTTCAGCAATAGCGGGAATGGGATTGGATAAAGATGTAGCACTTATTACCGACGGACGTTTTTCAGGAGCAAGTAGAGGGGCATCTATAGGACACGTTTCCCCGGAAGCAATGGAAGGGGGACCAATAGCAGTTGTGAGAGAAGGCGAGATAATAAGTATAGATATACCTAATGGAAAGTTGAATGTGGAAGTACCGGAGAAAGAACTAAAGAAAAGACTTGAAAACTGGAAAGCTCCTGCCCCAAAGATTACCAGCGGTTATCTTGGAAGATATTCCAGACTTGTTACATCAGCCAGTACTGGCGCTGTGCTCAAGTAA
- a CDS encoding ATP-binding cassette domain-containing protein, which translates to MIEISNLTKRYGQIKAVNNISFRVEKGEILGFLGPNGAGKSTTMNIITGYIPASEGTVKVCGYDILEEPKEVKKRIGFLPEQPPVYLDMTVKDYLSFVSDLKQVDKAKKWSQINDIMELVKIGDHRNRLIKNLSKGYRQRVGLAQALIGNPEVLILDEPTVGLDPKQIIEIRRLIKALGKEHTIILSSHILPEVSAVCERVVIINKGEIAAIDTPDNLSKGLGTISKISVTIAGPKNSVLNYIREIYGVKYVEPSVEKEKDVISYVVESDKDIDIRRPLFFAMAKAGYPILELKSLSMSLEEIFLQVVTSENKEVG; encoded by the coding sequence ATGATAGAAATAAGTAATTTGACCAAGAGATATGGTCAAATAAAAGCTGTTAACAACATCAGTTTCAGAGTAGAAAAAGGCGAGATTCTCGGATTCCTTGGCCCTAACGGAGCAGGGAAATCTACTACAATGAATATCATAACAGGGTATATACCTGCCAGTGAAGGTACTGTCAAGGTATGTGGTTATGATATTTTAGAAGAACCAAAGGAAGTAAAAAAGAGGATAGGGTTCTTACCAGAGCAACCTCCGGTCTACTTGGATATGACAGTAAAAGATTATCTAAGTTTTGTAAGTGATTTAAAGCAAGTGGATAAGGCTAAGAAGTGGAGCCAAATCAACGATATTATGGAACTTGTAAAGATTGGCGACCACAGAAACAGATTGATCAAAAATCTGTCAAAGGGTTACAGGCAGAGAGTAGGACTAGCCCAAGCCCTGATTGGAAACCCTGAAGTTCTTATACTTGATGAGCCTACAGTAGGTCTTGATCCAAAACAGATTATAGAAATAAGAAGACTGATTAAAGCTTTGGGAAAGGAACATACTATTATATTAAGTTCCCATATATTGCCTGAAGTAAGTGCTGTGTGCGAAAGGGTAGTAATAATAAATAAAGGGGAAATTGCAGCTATTGATACACCTGATAACCTTTCTAAAGGTCTAGGTACCATATCAAAGATTTCAGTTACAATTGCTGGTCCCAAAAATTCCGTATTAAATTATATTAGGGAAATTTATGGTGTAAAATATGTTGAGCCTAGTGTTGAAAAAGAAAAGGACGTTATTAGCTACGTTGTAGAATCGGACAAGGATATAGATATAAGACGTCCCTTGTTTTTCGCAATGGCAAAAGCAGGATATCCTATATTGGAGCTTAAATCATTAAGTATGTCCCTTGAAGAGATATTCCTTCAAGTTGTTACAAGCGAAAATAAGGAGGTGGGTTAA
- a CDS encoding aminotransferase IV, producing MIDNIGEYSSINGNIVKSENMDQKANDKEANDKEKVVYEVIRIIDGVPLFFEDHYLRMKNSIELLGNKLHISEQELGNRIKNVIDANGKQNCNVKVTVYHDTNGQNVILYISKSYYPTNEEFENGVRVGLLKWDRKNPNIKVQNLTYNEAVKKKLEEENIFETLLVNANGKITEGSKSNVFFVKKSKIYTAPDEYILKGVTRKYIIDVCRRQDIEIIETLISVDSLYEMEGLFLSGTSIKVLPVASINGHRFNSSNHPVILAARKGFDSLIEEYIKEYKSRTT from the coding sequence ATGATAGATAACATTGGAGAGTATTCAAGTATTAACGGTAATATAGTAAAATCTGAGAATATGGATCAAAAAGCAAATGATAAGGAAGCAAATGATAAGGAAAAGGTTGTTTATGAAGTTATAAGAATAATAGATGGTGTCCCTTTATTTTTTGAAGACCATTATTTAAGAATGAAAAATTCAATAGAGCTGCTGGGAAATAAATTACATATTTCAGAACAGGAATTGGGGAACCGTATAAAGAACGTTATAGATGCCAACGGCAAACAGAATTGTAATGTTAAAGTAACTGTGTATCATGATACTAATGGCCAAAATGTTATTTTGTATATAAGTAAAAGTTATTACCCTACAAATGAAGAGTTCGAAAACGGTGTCAGGGTAGGTTTGCTTAAATGGGATAGAAAAAATCCCAACATAAAGGTTCAAAACCTGACGTATAACGAAGCTGTTAAAAAGAAGTTAGAAGAAGAAAATATTTTTGAAACACTTCTTGTCAATGCTAATGGAAAAATAACCGAAGGAAGTAAATCCAATGTATTTTTTGTTAAGAAATCAAAAATTTACACTGCTCCTGACGAGTACATTTTAAAAGGAGTTACAAGAAAGTACATAATTGATGTATGCAGGAGGCAGGATATTGAAATTATTGAAACATTAATAAGTGTTGATTCTTTATATGAAATGGAAGGACTATTTCTATCAGGCACGTCAATTAAAGTACTGCCTGTGGCATCTATTAATGGTCATAGGTTCAATTCCAGCAACCACCCGGTAATTCTGGCAGCGCGAAAAGGCTTTGACAGCCTTATAGAGGAATATATTAAAGAATACAAGTCTCGTACTACTTAA
- a CDS encoding GldG family protein, translating into MNNITEKIKKILTSKKLKYGSNSVILIAVVIAIAVVLNMLVDLLGIKWDLTPNKLYSIGDVTKELLSSLDKDVRIIGLFDETTITSDDRYKDVIELLENYAKYPRVTVEYIDPDKNPGIIKELDPDNLKDLSYSDFVVMHNGKMKKLEYYDLFNTRFNQMTFSYELTGTNAEQGFTGAIKYVTAEVTPTVYFLEGHEETKIDTDYTTLKEYLERNNYDVKSLNLYSEEKVPDDAAILVVVSPKKDITTSERNKILDYIKNGGEAIFMFDPLETNPDFPEFQKLLAEINISINYDRVKENDSTRHIPNNSYNLVPILQSNSINSSLNPDSFVMIMPVSRSINILKNQKDYITITPLLKTSDSAVGEQIDKNKGADIEGPLDLAVAVEYVGGLNPSKILVMGNGSFMSDTAISRYQNYSLNGMYFFLNSLMWMQDKSDDLFIAPKSYEMPRLQITALQSTITGIAVVVGLPLIILITGFVVFLRRRHL; encoded by the coding sequence ATGAATAATATAACGGAAAAAATTAAAAAAATTCTTACTAGCAAAAAACTAAAATATGGAAGCAATTCTGTAATATTAATAGCAGTTGTTATTGCAATTGCAGTTGTTCTCAATATGTTGGTAGACCTCCTTGGAATAAAATGGGATTTAACACCTAATAAGCTATATTCTATTGGTGATGTTACAAAGGAACTTTTAAGTTCTCTGGATAAAGATGTAAGAATAATAGGTTTATTTGATGAAACAACAATAACTTCAGATGACAGATATAAAGATGTCATAGAGCTTTTGGAAAACTACGCCAAATATCCTCGTGTTACTGTAGAGTATATTGATCCCGATAAAAACCCCGGTATCATAAAGGAATTGGATCCCGATAACCTAAAAGATCTATCTTATAGCGATTTTGTTGTAATGCATAATGGCAAAATGAAAAAATTAGAATATTACGATCTTTTTAATACTCGGTTTAACCAGATGACTTTCAGTTATGAGCTAACAGGAACAAATGCTGAACAGGGATTTACCGGGGCTATTAAATATGTAACTGCTGAAGTCACTCCAACGGTGTATTTCCTGGAGGGACATGAGGAAACCAAGATAGATACTGATTATACCACTCTTAAGGAATATCTTGAGAGGAATAATTATGATGTTAAATCTTTGAATCTCTATTCAGAAGAAAAGGTTCCAGATGATGCAGCAATTTTAGTAGTGGTATCTCCCAAAAAGGATATAACGACTAGTGAACGTAATAAAATCCTTGATTATATTAAAAATGGCGGAGAAGCTATATTTATGTTTGATCCATTGGAAACAAACCCTGATTTTCCGGAATTCCAGAAACTTCTGGCAGAAATTAATATTTCCATAAACTATGACAGAGTAAAAGAAAATGACAGCACCAGACACATTCCCAACAATAGTTATAATCTGGTACCGATTTTACAGTCAAATTCCATAAATTCATCTTTGAATCCTGACAGTTTTGTAATGATCATGCCTGTATCAAGAAGTATAAATATACTAAAGAATCAAAAGGATTATATTACTATAACTCCTCTGTTAAAGACTAGTGATAGTGCTGTGGGAGAGCAGATAGACAAGAATAAAGGCGCAGATATTGAAGGACCTTTGGATTTGGCTGTAGCAGTGGAATACGTTGGCGGTCTTAATCCTTCTAAAATACTCGTTATGGGAAATGGTAGTTTTATGAGTGATACTGCCATAAGCCGGTATCAGAATTACTCGCTGAACGGGATGTATTTCTTCCTGAATTCCTTAATGTGGATGCAGGATAAATCTGATGATTTATTCATCGCTCCTAAATCATATGAAATGCCCAGATTGCAAATTACTGCTCTTCAATCGACCATAACCGGTATTGCAGTAGTAGTAGGTCTGCCCTTGATTATTTTGATTACAGGATTTGTTGTATTCTTAAGGAGGCGGCATCTATGA
- a CDS encoding CvpA family protein gives MNWSDFLVLAIIVLFTFIGLKKGFIISIFDIASFFISAVLSIKLYPKVAEFLNGIGVRSYFQTTIYKGLLTQKDIMVSKMGSSDLSVSVSSFVNDLPVPGIMKNSMIEQIPNSQDIIGINGVLDIVSAELSNVAVSIAALVALFIIIRVCLLIARVLLKGIANLPVLKQLDKAGGLVLGAVEGLLMVYIIFSVIVFFNAWPQYEATFGAIDQSLIAKFFYSNNFIMNWMFH, from the coding sequence ATGAACTGGAGTGATTTCCTGGTATTGGCAATTATAGTTTTGTTTACTTTTATAGGCTTAAAAAAAGGTTTTATAATTTCTATTTTTGATATTGCGTCCTTTTTTATATCAGCCGTACTTTCCATTAAGCTTTATCCTAAGGTGGCTGAGTTTTTGAACGGCATTGGAGTTCGGTCCTATTTTCAAACAACCATTTATAAAGGGCTGCTGACGCAAAAAGATATTATGGTATCCAAAATGGGTTCATCAGATCTTTCTGTTTCTGTAAGTTCCTTTGTCAACGACCTTCCTGTTCCGGGAATTATGAAGAACAGCATGATTGAGCAAATACCCAATTCGCAGGATATTATAGGCATTAATGGCGTACTTGACATTGTTAGCGCTGAACTGTCCAATGTAGCTGTTAGTATTGCGGCTCTTGTAGCACTATTTATTATAATAAGGGTTTGCCTGCTAATAGCAAGAGTTTTATTGAAAGGAATAGCAAATTTGCCGGTGTTAAAGCAGTTGGATAAAGCAGGAGGTCTGGTATTGGGAGCTGTAGAAGGACTCCTTATGGTTTACATAATATTTTCCGTAATAGTATTTTTCAATGCATGGCCTCAGTATGAAGCAACATTTGGAGCGATCGACCAGTCTCTGATAGCAAAATTCTTTTATAGTAATAACTTTATAATGAATTGGATGTTTCACTGA
- a CDS encoding ABC transporter permease, which yields MFAIFKKEVKSYFYSPIAYILIGFFILLTSIFFWPNLVYQYADFNGVLNTMGFILIFIIPVLTMRILAEDRKNGTEVLLITSPCSIADIVIGKYLATLVVFLVMTAITFIYPIILIAYGGQLTVQLVGGYIGFILLGAAFLSVGVFASSLTENQVVAVVIAFVSLLIMWLADSIGNIAGGITSKILSWFSLISRYEDFNVGILGLSPIVYYISFVGVFLFITIRVIERRRWSQG from the coding sequence ATGTTTGCAATATTCAAAAAAGAAGTAAAATCTTATTTTTATTCACCCATAGCTTATATTTTAATAGGATTCTTCATATTGTTAACATCTATATTTTTCTGGCCCAATCTTGTTTATCAATATGCGGATTTTAACGGTGTATTAAATACAATGGGTTTTATACTTATATTTATAATACCTGTATTGACGATGAGAATCCTTGCAGAAGACAGAAAAAACGGAACAGAGGTGCTGCTCATAACTTCACCTTGCAGTATTGCAGACATTGTTATAGGAAAATATCTTGCAACCCTGGTTGTTTTTCTTGTAATGACAGCTATTACTTTCATTTACCCTATTATTTTGATTGCATATGGAGGACAGCTTACTGTACAGCTTGTAGGTGGTTATATAGGTTTTATCTTGTTAGGCGCTGCCTTTTTATCAGTAGGTGTGTTTGCTTCTTCTCTTACTGAAAACCAGGTTGTCGCAGTTGTAATTGCTTTTGTAAGTTTGTTGATAATGTGGCTTGCCGACAGCATAGGAAATATTGCGGGAGGAATAACATCTAAAATATTAAGCTGGTTTTCTCTGATATCAAGGTATGAGGATTTTAATGTAGGTATTCTGGGATTAAGCCCCATAGTATACTATATAAGCTTTGTGGGAGTTTTCCTGTTCATTACCATAAGAGTAATAGAAAGGAGACGCTGGAGTCAGGGGTGA
- a CDS encoding calcium-translocating P-type ATPase, SERCA-type encodes MHLIKSLEKNTGYGKELASGISEKEAKRRINEYGPNIIIGKRNISAFKILLDQFSDFMVIVLLVSTAISAFMGEMTEAFTIIAIVIINAIMGFIQEYRTEKTLEALKELTAPTAKVIRDNKHLTIPAEEIVPGDLILLEAGDRVPADSVLLEAVNLQVDESLLTGESVPVEKYAGSDIRRGSSLPEKKHSVYMGTVVTMGRASAIVYATGMNTEMGKIAHMIHSIEDEQTPLQKKLDHLGKLIVYACLTICAIVSVTGILRGENLFTMLLSGISLAVAAVPEGLPAIVTISLALGVQRMMKRNALVRKLPAVETLGCANVICSDKTGTLTENKMTVRKVYTGGTIFQINDSKAFSKMTNLSRTEDLLKTALEIGALCNNSSISSSMERNGIIKKFTKKKNINFSAADISGDPTEIALLVAASKYGITESGLKEKYMRIGEIPFDSERKCMSVICRNNNGESFVFTKGAPDIIINKCTSIYMAGGIIPLTSEFKKRILNQNEEMAREALRVLGVAYKKYNSRGNKQEEVENNLIFVGLIGMIDPPRKEAAEAVMKCKTAGIKTVMITGDHKTTATTIAQELGIYKKGDLVLTGSELDDMDDIKLQKIVENVSVYARVTPAHKLMIVRALKRKGLIVAMTGDGVNDAPAIKESDIGISMGLTGTDVTKEASSMILMDDNFATIVAAIEEGRVIYSNIRKFIRYLLACNIGEVLTMFLGMLLGLPIPLMPIQVLWVNLVTDGLPAMALGLEPAEKDIMMRSPRSSKSSIFSDGLVFLIILRGILLGLSTLAVFVSIIYLTRDIVLARTSAFMTLVLTQLTHVFECKSERKTIFEIPWFNNIYLVLAVMCSLIMMLVVVYIPPLQVLFKTTALSVNEWLIVGGFTFLGPVVSSFIRFRQR; translated from the coding sequence TTGCATTTGATAAAATCTTTAGAAAAAAATACAGGTTATGGTAAAGAACTTGCTTCTGGTATTAGTGAGAAAGAAGCTAAAAGGAGAATAAATGAATACGGGCCAAATATTATAATAGGAAAAAGAAATATTTCAGCTTTTAAGATACTGCTGGATCAATTCAGTGATTTTATGGTCATTGTACTTTTGGTTTCAACGGCCATATCTGCATTTATGGGTGAAATGACCGAAGCTTTCACCATAATAGCCATAGTCATTATAAATGCCATAATGGGATTTATCCAGGAATACAGAACAGAAAAGACTCTTGAGGCGTTAAAGGAACTTACCGCACCAACAGCAAAAGTAATAAGGGATAATAAGCATTTGACTATACCGGCGGAAGAAATTGTACCAGGAGATCTAATCTTGCTGGAAGCAGGAGATAGGGTTCCTGCAGACTCGGTACTGCTTGAAGCTGTAAATTTGCAGGTAGATGAATCCCTGCTCACCGGTGAATCTGTTCCTGTAGAAAAGTATGCAGGATCTGATATCAGGAGAGGTAGTTCTTTGCCTGAAAAAAAACATTCTGTTTATATGGGTACTGTGGTTACAATGGGTAGGGCTTCAGCTATTGTTTATGCAACGGGAATGAATACTGAAATGGGGAAAATAGCCCACATGATTCACAGTATTGAGGATGAGCAAACTCCTCTCCAAAAGAAACTTGATCATCTAGGAAAGCTAATTGTTTACGCATGCCTTACAATTTGTGCAATTGTTTCAGTTACAGGAATCCTCAGAGGAGAAAACCTGTTTACTATGTTGCTGTCCGGAATAAGCCTTGCTGTAGCTGCCGTCCCTGAAGGGCTTCCTGCAATAGTAACAATTTCCCTTGCCCTAGGTGTTCAGCGTATGATGAAAAGAAATGCTCTGGTAAGAAAACTTCCCGCAGTGGAAACATTAGGATGTGCCAATGTTATATGTTCCGACAAAACCGGTACTCTCACAGAAAATAAAATGACGGTCAGAAAAGTATATACCGGTGGAACTATTTTTCAGATAAATGATTCAAAAGCATTTTCAAAAATGACAAACTTATCAAGAACGGAGGATTTATTAAAAACAGCACTCGAAATAGGTGCTCTTTGTAATAATTCAAGTATATCCAGCAGCATGGAAAGAAACGGTATTATCAAAAAGTTTACAAAAAAGAAGAATATAAACTTTAGTGCTGCTGATATTTCAGGAGACCCAACGGAAATAGCACTTCTTGTTGCAGCATCTAAGTATGGAATAACAGAATCAGGTCTCAAGGAAAAATATATGAGGATTGGAGAAATACCTTTTGATTCTGAAAGAAAATGCATGTCGGTAATATGCAGGAACAACAACGGAGAATCTTTTGTATTTACCAAAGGAGCTCCTGACATTATTATAAATAAATGCACCAGTATATATATGGCTGGAGGTATTATTCCACTTACAAGTGAATTTAAAAAACGTATACTTAACCAAAATGAAGAGATGGCAAGAGAGGCTCTAAGGGTACTTGGAGTTGCATACAAAAAATATAATTCTAGAGGAAATAAGCAGGAAGAAGTTGAAAACAACCTGATATTTGTGGGGTTAATAGGCATGATAGATCCACCGCGGAAGGAAGCGGCGGAAGCTGTAATGAAGTGCAAGACAGCCGGGATAAAAACGGTAATGATTACAGGAGATCATAAAACTACTGCTACGACTATTGCGCAGGAATTGGGAATTTACAAAAAAGGAGACCTTGTGCTTACAGGATCAGAACTGGACGATATGGATGATATCAAACTCCAAAAAATTGTAGAAAATGTGAGTGTATACGCAAGGGTTACTCCTGCCCATAAACTTATGATAGTCAGGGCATTGAAGAGGAAGGGTCTTATTGTAGCCATGACCGGTGATGGTGTTAACGATGCTCCTGCAATAAAAGAGTCGGATATTGGAATTTCCATGGGGCTTACCGGCACTGATGTGACAAAAGAGGCATCATCAATGATATTGATGGACGATAATTTTGCCACTATAGTAGCTGCAATTGAAGAAGGAAGAGTAATATACAGCAATATAAGAAAATTCATAAGATATCTTCTGGCATGTAACATTGGAGAAGTACTCACCATGTTCCTAGGAATGCTTTTGGGTTTGCCAATTCCTCTCATGCCAATCCAGGTTTTGTGGGTTAATCTTGTAACAGACGGGCTTCCGGCAATGGCTTTAGGTTTAGAGCCAGCAGAAAAAGATATAATGATGAGGTCACCGAGAAGTTCAAAAAGCAGTATATTTTCTGATGGACTGGTATTTTTGATTATTTTAAGGGGTATTCTGCTGGGGTTAAGTACTTTGGCCGTGTTTGTAAGTATAATATATTTAACACGGGATATTGTTCTGGCCAGAACAAGCGCATTTATGACACTGGTACTGACTCAGCTGACCCATGTGTTTGAATGCAAATCAGAAAGGAAAACAATATTTGAAATACCATGGTTTAACAATATATATCTTGTTCTGGCAGTTATGTGTTCTCTTATAATGATGCTTGTTGTAGTATATATTCCACCTTTACAGGTATTATTCAAGACAACAGCCCTGTCGGTAAACGAGTGGCTTATTGTTGGGGGATTTACATTTCTAGGTCCTGTAGTGTCAAGCTTTATAAGATTTAGGCAGAGATAA
- a CDS encoding DUF4340 domain-containing protein, which yields MKLYKNAIILIVILGLLTGAYLFVNNNKRPKEGTGGSNEIIRIFDLYTDNMVEMTIENYDGTFVFERATEKVDDKETKYWKLVSPDNLRVSRDTLNSIAINFSSLVANKIVEEEAQDLSIYGLDNPVTVTIKMDDGSVYSIQIGDETPTGSGYYAKEKDSNKVYTISSYTGGKIKVSKKDIREKQLFKEEKDDIKYFSLERNGQQVFSSSKTEEDTWVMTYPIKGNTYYETVVTMVDAVINTSVIDFVEENPSDFSKYGLDNPRYVFEYQSSKGTTRLLLGNEKVKGKEIYAKLENNNEVYTISMDSFGFIDKPLKEIVEVFAYIVNINDVNKIEVEMDGQVTTSVLETNEEDRSKDKFYVNGKDASMEDSSGRQVFRKYYQALIGVTLSEVDPEGDPSGKEAEITFTYHLKKDPGIMKVEFIPKDDIYYYVVRNGEYSGILVNKKKFDEPDGVRDSYRKLMEAIENQGNDQSND from the coding sequence ATGAAATTATACAAGAATGCAATTATCCTTATAGTGATATTAGGGCTGTTAACGGGAGCATATCTTTTTGTTAATAATAATAAAAGGCCCAAAGAAGGAACAGGCGGTAGTAATGAAATCATAAGAATCTTTGATCTATATACGGACAACATGGTGGAAATGACCATTGAGAATTATGATGGGACATTTGTTTTTGAAAGGGCTACTGAAAAGGTTGATGATAAGGAAACCAAGTACTGGAAGCTGGTTTCTCCTGATAATTTAAGGGTTAGCAGGGATACCTTAAACAGCATTGCAATTAACTTTTCGTCTCTTGTAGCAAACAAAATTGTAGAAGAGGAAGCTCAGGATCTATCAATATATGGACTGGATAACCCGGTAACAGTAACCATAAAGATGGATGATGGATCTGTATATTCAATACAAATAGGAGATGAAACTCCTACCGGAAGCGGTTATTATGCAAAGGAAAAGGATAGTAATAAAGTATATACTATAAGTTCATATACAGGTGGGAAAATAAAAGTAAGTAAAAAAGATATAAGGGAGAAACAGCTTTTCAAGGAAGAAAAAGATGATATTAAATACTTTAGTTTAGAGAGAAATGGACAGCAAGTTTTTTCAAGCTCAAAGACAGAAGAGGATACCTGGGTTATGACTTATCCTATTAAAGGAAATACTTATTATGAAACAGTAGTTACTATGGTGGATGCAGTTATTAATACAAGTGTTATTGACTTTGTAGAAGAAAATCCATCAGATTTTAGTAAATATGGTCTGGATAATCCAAGGTACGTATTTGAATATCAAAGTTCTAAAGGAACAACAAGATTGTTGCTGGGTAATGAAAAAGTCAAAGGCAAGGAAATATATGCAAAACTTGAAAATAATAATGAAGTATATACAATATCAATGGATTCTTTTGGGTTTATAGATAAACCTTTAAAAGAAATAGTTGAGGTGTTTGCATATATAGTCAATATTAATGATGTAAACAAGATAGAAGTAGAAATGGATGGCCAGGTTACAACATCCGTGCTGGAAACCAATGAAGAAGACAGAAGTAAAGATAAATTCTATGTCAACGGTAAAGATGCCAGCATGGAAGATAGTAGCGGAAGACAGGTATTCAGGAAATATTACCAGGCACTCATAGGAGTCACATTAAGCGAGGTGGACCCCGAAGGCGATCCTTCAGGCAAGGAAGCAGAAATAACCTTTACCTATCACCTGAAGAAAGACCCAGGAATAATGAAAGTCGAATTTATACCTAAAGATGACATTTACTATTACGTGGTTAGAAATGGTGAATACTCTGGAATTTTGGTTAACAAAAAGAAATTTGATGAGCCAGATGGGGTAAGGGATAGTTACAGGAAACTCATGGAGGCTATAGAAAATCAAGGTAATGACCAAAGTAACGATTAA